One stretch of Pradoshia sp. D12 DNA includes these proteins:
- a CDS encoding GNAT family N-acetyltransferase, whose product MLIREIQPMDAEKFICLIKQVESEAKFMLMEARERKTTPEQQRKQLEHIKRQSNSTIFVAEQEKGELVGYLIAIGGSVKRTKHSAYLVVGILEKYRGRGIGTSLFQRLEEWARNSNISRLELTVVTQNEAGISLYQKSGFEIEGIKRNSLLINDEFYNEYFMSKIF is encoded by the coding sequence ATGTTAATTAGAGAGATACAACCCATGGATGCCGAAAAATTTATATGTCTAATTAAGCAAGTTGAATCTGAAGCTAAGTTTATGCTTATGGAAGCAAGAGAAAGAAAAACGACTCCTGAACAACAGCGTAAACAATTAGAACACATCAAGCGGCAAAGTAATTCAACAATATTTGTTGCAGAACAAGAAAAGGGAGAACTTGTTGGCTATTTAATAGCCATTGGCGGTAGTGTAAAGAGAACAAAGCACTCTGCATATCTCGTGGTGGGTATTTTAGAAAAGTACAGAGGTCGTGGTATAGGTACAAGTTTATTTCAAAGATTAGAAGAGTGGGCAAGAAACTCTAATATATCAAGATTAGAGCTAACAGTTGTTACTCAAAACGAAGCAGGTATTTCTTTATACCAGAAAAGTGGATTTGAGATAGAAGGTATAAAAAGAAATTCGTTGTTAATCAATGATGAATTTTATAACGAGTATTTTATGTCTAAAATATTTTAA
- a CDS encoding DUF3953 domain-containing protein: MVLTLRITLAIIVVVLSVYSLITENYDFSSYTILFLGFMILVMGLDELQKDRKNFWGYTSIIISLFIFLSLY; the protein is encoded by the coding sequence ATGGTACTAACTTTAAGAATTACCTTAGCGATAATTGTTGTTGTTTTATCTGTTTATAGTTTGATAACTGAAAATTACGACTTTAGTTCTTATACGATTTTATTCTTAGGTTTTATGATTTTAGTGATGGGATTAGATGAACTTCAAAAAGACAGAAAAAACTTTTGGGGATACACAAGTATTATTATTTCGTTATTTATTTTTCTTAGTCTTTATTAA
- a CDS encoding GNAT family N-acetyltransferase, producing the protein MSWKLKKFDELTNIELYNILKERTLVFVVEQNCPYPEVDGKDPFSYHLFKEDNGEIVAYLRIVPAGIAYQETSIGRVIVKKEYRGEGIAGELLKKGLDFIQNELKETKVKIQAQDYLRKFYTSFGFQPISETYLEDNIPHVDMILQK; encoded by the coding sequence ATGAGTTGGAAACTCAAAAAATTTGATGAGTTAACAAATATTGAACTATATAATATTTTAAAAGAAAGAACTTTAGTTTTTGTGGTGGAACAAAATTGTCCTTATCCTGAAGTTGATGGTAAAGATCCTTTTTCATATCATCTTTTTAAAGAAGACAATGGAGAAATCGTTGCATATTTAAGAATTGTACCCGCAGGTATTGCTTATCAAGAAACTTCTATTGGAAGAGTTATTGTAAAGAAAGAATACAGAGGAGAAGGGATTGCAGGGGAACTTTTAAAGAAAGGACTAGATTTTATCCAAAACGAATTAAAAGAAACAAAGGTTAAAATTCAAGCCCAAGATTATTTAAGAAAATTCTATACTTCCTTTGGTTTTCAACCTATATCCGAAACATATTTAGAGGATAATATCCCTCACGTCGATATGATATTACAAAAATAA
- a CDS encoding DUF5412 domain-containing protein, whose protein sequence is MTTYLKREKNKAPKKALRVFLVICLLFTGVVTYGVYWAFFDMNRLPKGEYLIEKTSPGGHYTLKAYLTNGGATTSYAVRGELVFNEGNKKAKNIYWDEREETASITWTDNDTVEINGHTLDVPNDKFDFRHQ, encoded by the coding sequence ATGACAACTTACTTGAAGAGAGAGAAAAATAAAGCTCCTAAAAAAGCACTTAGAGTATTCCTTGTTATCTGTCTTTTATTTACTGGGGTTGTTACTTATGGAGTATATTGGGCTTTTTTCGATATGAACAGACTACCAAAAGGAGAATATCTTATTGAAAAAACATCACCTGGCGGCCATTACACACTAAAAGCATATCTCACTAACGGAGGTGCTACAACGTCATATGCTGTTCGTGGCGAGTTAGTCTTTAATGAAGGCAATAAGAAAGCAAAAAATATTTATTGGGATGAACGAGAAGAAACTGCCAGTATTACCTGGACAGACAATGATACAGTTGAGATCAATGGGCATACATTAGATGTACCTAATGATAAATTTGATTTTAGACATCAATGA
- a CDS encoding metalloprotease family protein: protein MKIQSKLPKSDPQLHLQLIKNRWILLKEPKDLASAILLSTPLMIVAAIISIGVINIYSSISLSDFGLTPDAISITINLSSVFLLIIFLILHELLHLIFIPNFTKSEKTYIGLTLFGGFVLTEEEISKSRYIFISIAPFIIISIILPLVLSSFGLLTTTLKFLIILNAMGSSVDLLTLLLIIKQVPKNAILKNNGPNTYWIKTNFLT, encoded by the coding sequence ATGAAAATACAAAGTAAATTACCTAAAAGTGACCCGCAGTTACATTTACAGTTAATTAAAAATAGATGGATTCTATTGAAAGAACCCAAAGATTTAGCAAGTGCTATTTTGTTATCCACCCCTTTAATGATTGTCGCAGCAATCATCTCTATTGGTGTAATAAATATCTATTCTAGTATTTCTTTGAGCGATTTTGGCCTAACGCCTGATGCAATCTCAATTACTATTAACTTGAGTAGTGTTTTTTTGTTAATTATATTTTTAATACTTCACGAATTACTCCATTTAATTTTCATTCCAAATTTCACAAAATCAGAAAAAACATATATAGGATTGACGCTGTTCGGAGGTTTTGTGTTAACAGAAGAAGAGATTTCAAAATCAAGATATATCTTCATTTCAATTGCTCCTTTCATTATTATTTCAATAATTTTGCCACTTGTATTAAGTTCATTTGGACTATTAACAACGACATTAAAATTTTTAATAATATTAAACGCAATGGGATCATCAGTTGATTTACTTACTCTTCTTCTTATAATTAAACAAGTCCCAAAAAATGCAATTTTAAAAAACAATGGACCAAACACATATTGGATAAAAACAAATTTCCTCACATAA
- a CDS encoding serine hydrolase domain-containing protein, with translation MEKLENLITWVDEIKKKNGSSASSLYILKDNEVILEHYDGYHSNSPDSAPITQVSQFNVASARKSYLGLVVSYALYEGKIKSLDDYAIDYFREMDEQLLGKTTIRHLVTHSHGLHEKEDGTIFREFEPGQGWAYRGINVLMMTRLVNRLFKMSFPDLLEERVFSPLGFKETAWQTKENELLVKQIDNPDSEGSFHLGNYSDGTESNLHTSAREFAEWGNLHLNRGFAKGKQIVPSEVIEIATQVQSPFYKDRKLPQNGLFWYVQGIPAAHSELGDRVPEGSYQILGITGPTVLIIPEYRVVVAKMYNKRYNYGGDDYLYYLREFSNIVADTFRK, from the coding sequence TTGGAGAAACTTGAAAACTTAATTACTTGGGTAGATGAAATAAAGAAAAAAAACGGAAGCAGTGCCTCCTCATTATATATTCTAAAAGATAACGAAGTAATATTGGAACACTATGATGGTTATCATTCTAATTCTCCTGACTCGGCTCCAATCACCCAAGTTTCTCAATTTAATGTTGCTTCTGCCAGAAAGAGCTACCTTGGTTTAGTCGTTTCATATGCTCTTTATGAAGGGAAAATCAAAAGCCTTGATGACTACGCAATTGATTATTTCAGGGAAATGGATGAACAATTGCTAGGAAAAACAACAATAAGGCATTTAGTCACTCACTCCCATGGGTTACATGAAAAAGAAGATGGCACTATTTTTCGAGAGTTTGAACCAGGTCAAGGTTGGGCTTATAGAGGAATCAATGTGTTAATGATGACTCGGCTGGTAAATCGTCTATTTAAAATGAGCTTTCCAGACCTTTTAGAAGAACGGGTATTTTCACCTTTAGGTTTTAAAGAAACAGCCTGGCAAACGAAAGAGAATGAATTATTAGTTAAACAAATTGATAATCCAGATTCGGAGGGTTCATTCCATCTGGGAAATTATAGTGATGGAACGGAGTCAAACTTACATACTTCTGCTAGGGAATTTGCAGAATGGGGTAATCTTCATTTAAACAGAGGGTTTGCAAAAGGGAAACAAATTGTTCCAAGTGAAGTAATTGAAATTGCCACACAAGTCCAAAGTCCTTTTTACAAAGATCGTAAACTTCCTCAAAATGGTTTGTTTTGGTATGTGCAAGGTATTCCAGCTGCCCATAGTGAGCTCGGTGATCGGGTTCCAGAAGGATCTTATCAAATATTGGGGATAACAGGTCCAACTGTCCTTATCATTCCTGAATACAGAGTGGTCGTTGCAAAGATGTATAACAAACGATATAACTATGGCGGAGACGACTACCTTTACTACCTCAGAGAATTTAGTAATATAGTTGCTGATACTTTTCGGAAGTAA
- a CDS encoding VOC family protein, with the protein MVNQVCVISIYVPNLNTAIDFYTNTLGFELNKQYGPNIASLVHGELPIILEENVNTPYNQDNKISGVVLGLRTEDIYETVKFLKEKEVDFIVDEPTNCPPGKYISFRDPFGNILEYLQFENK; encoded by the coding sequence ATGGTGAATCAGGTTTGTGTTATAAGCATTTACGTTCCAAATTTAAACACTGCAATTGACTTTTATACCAATACTTTAGGTTTTGAATTAAATAAGCAGTATGGTCCTAATATTGCATCACTTGTACACGGAGAGTTACCAATTATTCTAGAGGAGAACGTTAATACGCCGTATAATCAAGATAATAAAATTTCAGGAGTTGTATTAGGATTACGAACTGAAGATATTTATGAAACGGTTAAATTCTTAAAAGAAAAAGAAGTAGATTTTATTGTAGATGAACCAACTAATTGTCCTCCAGGAAAATATATTAGTTTTAGAGACCCCTTCGGAAATATTTTAGAATATCTCCAATTTGAAAATAAGTAA
- a CDS encoding PadR family transcriptional regulator encodes MKKTEQLTDSMFYIMAALTKPRHGYAIMNLIEETTNGAINVGPASMYTIIKKLLKQEWIYLYDGSDSRRKTYLLTDKGREVLEEDVIIRKQMIQLAEMGLKEGEE; translated from the coding sequence TTGAAGAAAACGGAGCAATTAACTGATTCAATGTTTTATATTATGGCTGCTTTAACTAAACCAAGGCATGGTTACGCAATTATGAATTTAATTGAAGAAACAACAAATGGGGCCATTAACGTAGGGCCAGCTTCCATGTACACGATTATTAAAAAGTTATTAAAACAAGAATGGATTTATTTGTATGATGGGTCGGATTCAAGGCGTAAAACGTACCTGCTTACTGACAAGGGCAGAGAAGTATTAGAGGAAGATGTAATCATACGAAAACAGATGATTCAATTAGCAGAAATGGGATTGAAGGAGGGAGAAGAATGA
- a CDS encoding GNAT family N-acetyltransferase, with translation MEVKLLTEHDLIKCTDTFIEVFNVEPWNDEWTFTKAKKYLLDFYQTPGFLGVLAVENNEILGFIFGVNRVWWSGDEFFINEMCVRKQYQNKGIGRAMLNHLIKELHSSNISNITLLTDRGIPAEEFYKKNGFEEIERIIFLYKNIKLSL, from the coding sequence TTGGAAGTTAAACTATTAACAGAACATGATTTAATTAAATGTACGGACACATTTATTGAAGTATTCAATGTTGAGCCTTGGAATGATGAATGGACATTTACAAAGGCTAAAAAATATTTGCTGGACTTTTACCAAACACCTGGATTTTTAGGCGTTTTAGCGGTAGAAAACAATGAAATTCTCGGCTTTATTTTTGGTGTAAATAGAGTATGGTGGAGCGGAGATGAGTTTTTTATTAATGAAATGTGTGTAAGAAAACAATATCAAAATAAGGGTATTGGAAGAGCGATGTTAAATCATTTGATAAAAGAACTTCATAGCAGCAATATAAGTAACATTACACTTCTCACAGATAGAGGTATACCTGCCGAAGAATTTTATAAGAAAAATGGTTTTGAAGAAATAGAAAGAATCATTTTCTTGTATAAGAACATCAAACTATCATTATAG
- a CDS encoding CPBP family intramembrane glutamic endopeptidase, with the protein MSSFKFSISRLLMYFVLVSLFLFASGNVGQYLTKTQGMDRQNSMLLQGVIFSGLTLFVLYIFKRKQPDLFKNIGLKGVNSPSRLMVGIALPFILVITGILTAYLFGGIENVSLNLTATVIISILINTATAFMYEAFPEEVFIRGLIFEELHKKFRFIISLILQPLIFICVPVTVMALESIFFSKPFIITIDYIILLFTFGIALQLYRRYTGTIWMSMIFHVVYLEVARYISMGGMYDQDVALLIFDETFSGFMTLYLSFLFIVVFSVVVLSFLLLIDKRKNTL; encoded by the coding sequence TTGAGTTCTTTTAAATTTAGTATTAGTCGGTTGCTTATGTACTTTGTACTTGTATCATTATTTCTCTTTGCTTCGGGTAATGTAGGACAATATTTGACTAAAACTCAAGGTATGGATCGACAAAATAGTATGCTTTTACAAGGAGTAATCTTTAGCGGGCTAACGCTTTTTGTACTATATATATTTAAAAGAAAACAACCGGACTTGTTTAAAAATATTGGCTTAAAGGGTGTAAATTCACCATCTAGATTGATGGTCGGAATCGCGTTGCCTTTTATATTAGTCATAACAGGGATTTTAACAGCTTATTTATTTGGTGGTATAGAAAATGTCAGCTTAAACCTGACAGCCACAGTTATAATTTCCATTTTAATTAATACAGCAACAGCATTTATGTATGAAGCATTTCCAGAAGAAGTCTTTATCCGTGGACTAATATTTGAAGAACTGCATAAGAAATTCCGCTTCATCATCTCATTGATTTTACAGCCGCTAATCTTCATTTGTGTACCGGTTACGGTGATGGCATTAGAGTCAATATTCTTTAGTAAACCATTTATAATAACTATAGATTATATTATATTGCTCTTTACATTTGGAATTGCTCTACAGTTATATAGAAGGTATACAGGAACAATATGGATGAGTATGATCTTCCATGTCGTTTATCTTGAAGTGGCTAGATATATATCCATGGGAGGTATGTATGACCAAGACGTCGCTCTTTTAATATTCGATGAGACATTTAGTGGATTCATGACTCTATACTTATCATTTCTGTTTATAGTGGTATTTAGTGTAGTGGTGTTATCATTTTTATTACTAATTGATAAAAGAAAAAATACGCTATAA
- a CDS encoding SMI1/KNR4 family protein produces the protein MKFWLKAREDYYRRPPVTEAELEEAEKELGHKLPKTYRKLLLEQNGGSIRFNALRLRKRPIDGNFFVEFDHLRGVGEWPGILDTAYMTEEWNLPKGLVLLNGDGHTWFALDYRNNRVEPAVSYIDTEGDLDFVLADNFDEFIKDLYIQEEGLYFFNPDEEEDYKLDAMPEDELISLLQSGHFTKIKKALDNLFYYPKNSITENYVLNLLNETKEKVQDKIGSTLFQYISFQRIKYDLPIVNKVMDELKKHPNVAHYATLITEFIKEMEEAKEEQILDDDEYEVVPYEDE, from the coding sequence ATGAAATTTTGGCTTAAAGCACGTGAAGATTATTATAGAAGGCCACCCGTCACTGAAGCTGAATTAGAAGAAGCTGAAAAGGAACTGGGACACAAGCTCCCTAAAACTTATCGTAAGTTGCTATTAGAACAAAATGGTGGGTCTATTCGATTTAATGCTCTCCGTTTAAGAAAACGCCCAATAGATGGAAACTTTTTTGTGGAATTTGATCATCTGCGTGGAGTTGGAGAATGGCCTGGTATTTTAGATACAGCTTACATGACTGAAGAATGGAATTTACCTAAAGGACTTGTCTTATTAAATGGGGATGGTCATACTTGGTTTGCTTTGGATTATAGGAATAATAGAGTTGAGCCTGCTGTTTCATACATTGATACAGAAGGAGATTTAGATTTTGTTTTAGCTGATAATTTTGATGAATTTATAAAGGACTTATACATCCAGGAAGAGGGGCTATACTTCTTTAATCCTGACGAAGAAGAGGATTACAAATTAGATGCGATGCCAGAAGATGAATTAATCTCTTTATTACAATCAGGTCATTTTACTAAAATCAAAAAAGCACTGGATAATTTATTCTATTACCCGAAAAATAGTATTACAGAAAACTATGTCCTAAATTTATTAAATGAAACCAAAGAGAAGGTTCAAGATAAGATAGGATCAACTTTATTTCAATACATAAGCTTCCAAAGGATTAAATATGATCTTCCTATTGTAAATAAGGTAATGGATGAGTTAAAGAAACACCCTAATGTTGCCCATTATGCGACTCTGATAACCGAATTTATTAAAGAAATGGAAGAGGCAAAAGAGGAGCAAATTCTTGATGATGATGAATATGAAGTAGTACCATATGAAGATGAATAA
- a CDS encoding NUDIX hydrolase encodes MEKWDLYDKHRNKIGKQITRGDDMTPDEFHLVIHVCIFNSKGEMLIQQRQPFKQGWSNLWDITCGGSAVAGDTSQQAASRELFEELGIHYNFEMIRPQFTINFARGFDDYYLIEYDLDLNDLTLQTDEVQAVRWASKEKILELIELKKFIPYYESIIAFLFEGRKHYGSIRF; translated from the coding sequence ATGGAAAAATGGGATTTATATGATAAGCATCGTAATAAAATAGGCAAACAAATAACTCGTGGAGATGATATGACACCAGACGAGTTTCATTTAGTAATACACGTTTGTATATTTAATTCAAAGGGAGAAATGCTTATTCAACAACGTCAGCCCTTTAAGCAAGGTTGGTCGAATCTTTGGGATATCACTTGTGGTGGAAGTGCTGTTGCAGGCGATACAAGTCAGCAGGCTGCTTCAAGAGAGTTATTCGAAGAGTTGGGTATTCATTATAACTTTGAAATGATACGTCCGCAATTTACTATTAACTTTGCGCGTGGATTTGATGATTATTATTTAATTGAATATGATTTAGATTTGAATGATTTGACGTTACAGACTGATGAGGTGCAAGCAGTGAGATGGGCTTCAAAAGAGAAAATCTTAGAGCTAATCGAATTAAAAAAATTTATACCTTATTATGAGAGTATCATTGCGTTTCTTTTTGAGGGTCGAAAGCATTATGGCTCTATTCGTTTTTAA
- a CDS encoding GNAT family N-acetyltransferase: protein MNIRILEESDAHLYQKVRLNALKMNPEAFGSTYEREVGYSLDMVKERIKPTMDKYIVGAFDNRKSLVGIVTFIREDNLKTRHKGNVYGMYIAPGNRGQGLGKLLMNELISKAKNSEGFEQINLTVVSDNHYAKKLYKSLGFEVYGIERNALKFNGRYYDEDLMVLKLAVK from the coding sequence ATGAATATTCGTATTTTAGAAGAGTCCGATGCTCATTTATATCAGAAAGTGCGATTGAATGCATTGAAAATGAACCCGGAAGCATTCGGTTCAACCTATGAGAGAGAGGTGGGATATTCTTTAGACATGGTAAAGGAACGAATAAAACCAACAATGGACAAGTATATTGTAGGTGCCTTTGATAATCGAAAATCTTTAGTTGGCATTGTTACCTTTATACGTGAAGACAATCTCAAAACCAGGCATAAAGGAAATGTTTATGGAATGTACATAGCTCCAGGCAATCGAGGTCAGGGTTTAGGAAAGTTATTGATGAATGAACTTATCAGTAAAGCGAAGAACTCTGAGGGATTCGAGCAAATCAATTTAACTGTTGTATCTGATAATCACTATGCAAAGAAATTATATAAGTCGTTGGGATTTGAGGTCTATGGTATAGAAAGAAATGCCTTAAAGTTTAATGGCCGATATTATGATGAGGATTTGATGGTACTAAAATTAGCAGTGAAATAG
- a CDS encoding LytTR family DNA-binding domain-containing protein, with protein sequence MRIEIQLDSECKDPKIVIHASEMTNEISSLLEKLSGNEYQSLMGYKGDEILLIQMDDILRIYTEGQYVYAQVNNEKLRLRQRLYQLEEMVPRQQFIRISNSEIVNFEKVKSLDMSISGTITLKFNTGDQSYVSRRYINKIKKHLGI encoded by the coding sequence ATGAGGATAGAAATCCAGTTAGATAGTGAATGTAAAGATCCCAAAATCGTCATACATGCTAGTGAGATGACAAATGAAATTTCAAGTTTACTTGAAAAACTTTCAGGCAATGAATACCAATCACTGATGGGTTATAAAGGTGATGAAATTCTTTTGATACAAATGGACGATATCTTGCGGATTTATACTGAAGGTCAATATGTTTATGCACAAGTAAATAATGAAAAATTGCGCTTACGACAAAGATTATACCAATTAGAAGAAATGGTCCCGCGCCAACAATTCATCAGAATTTCAAACTCTGAGATTGTCAATTTTGAAAAAGTTAAAAGCTTAGATATGAGCATAAGCGGAACAATCACTCTGAAATTCAATACCGGCGATCAATCATATGTCTCGAGGCGTTATATTAATAAGATAAAAAAACATTTAGGAATATGA
- a CDS encoding DUF2812 domain-containing protein, giving the protein MRQTKYIMSEGLAFAEDKDMEKLRRYSLKGWHVSDFKLMGYTLKKGESSDYIYSVDYRSLKEDDEYFDLFSASGWSHVASTGDIHLFRAKPDTKPIYSDRDTAVEKYESSARSINYFVIPVVLITLLAWGGTMLSSGILHSILIVTAVISTAIAIPAAMTVIATYNNKWKIKEKKGLINLFKTIPVLLFLIAVFVLIYVRDIGVNILASMIIGAFAFPTAIWIFMSVYHKIGKKA; this is encoded by the coding sequence ATGAGACAAACAAAGTATATTATGTCAGAGGGATTAGCTTTTGCTGAGGATAAGGACATGGAGAAATTACGACGATATTCTTTGAAGGGATGGCATGTCAGTGATTTTAAGTTAATGGGTTATACACTAAAAAAAGGCGAAAGCTCAGATTATATCTACAGTGTAGATTATCGATCTTTAAAAGAAGATGATGAATATTTTGACCTTTTCTCAGCCTCTGGATGGTCACATGTTGCCTCCACAGGAGATATACATTTATTTCGAGCAAAACCCGATACGAAACCGATTTATAGTGATCGAGACACAGCTGTTGAAAAGTATGAAAGTTCAGCCCGTTCAATCAATTATTTTGTGATTCCGGTTGTTTTAATCACACTACTTGCTTGGGGTGGAACAATGCTAAGCTCTGGTATATTGCATTCAATACTTATTGTAACCGCAGTTATTTCTACTGCCATTGCCATTCCAGCAGCTATGACTGTTATTGCAACGTACAATAATAAATGGAAGATAAAAGAAAAGAAAGGATTAATTAATCTTTTTAAAACTATACCAGTCCTCCTCTTTTTAATAGCTGTTTTTGTGTTGATATATGTCCGTGATATCGGAGTTAACATTTTAGCATCTATGATCATTGGAGCATTCGCATTTCCAACTGCTATTTGGATCTTCATGTCTGTTTATCATAAAATAGGGAAGAAAGCTTAA
- a CDS encoding DUF3021 domain-containing protein, which translates to MKTIIVRGAIGFPLGVFISTFITLCISLGIGDGTFYAVVPSLIETMGTELNAYLLQFILSGLLGVAFAAGSIIFEHDNWSLTKQTTLHFCLVTIAMFPVAYYSHWMEHSFIGFSLYFLIFVVIYLMFWVFQYLFWKREINRLNHSLNKP; encoded by the coding sequence ATGAAGACAATTATCGTAAGAGGGGCAATAGGATTTCCGCTAGGCGTTTTTATATCAACCTTTATAACCCTTTGCATTTCACTTGGCATTGGGGATGGGACGTTTTACGCTGTAGTACCCAGCTTAATAGAGACCATGGGTACAGAATTAAATGCCTATCTACTGCAATTTATTTTAAGCGGATTATTAGGAGTTGCTTTTGCTGCAGGCTCTATCATTTTTGAACATGATAATTGGAGTCTTACAAAACAAACAACTCTACACTTTTGCTTAGTTACCATCGCCATGTTTCCTGTCGCCTATTACTCCCATTGGATGGAGCATTCCTTTATAGGATTTTCACTTTACTTCCTTATCTTTGTGGTCATTTATTTAATGTTCTGGGTCTTCCAGTATCTATTTTGGAAGCGAGAAATTAATCGTTTGAATCATTCATTAAATAAACCATAG
- a CDS encoding uridine kinase — protein MNDKTLKSSNDFEHLVRLIDSVPQKQSTLLIGIDGCGGSGKSTLADKLKGRLLNTTIVHMDDFYLPSSRILKTLPKNKPIGADYDRRRILNQVLEPIAQNKEGHYQRYDWVMDGLAEWHTVPVGGIVIIEGVYAICQEFFNKYDFTIWVECPRETRLSRGLERDGETARDRWENNWMLSEDVYVETYKPFEKANLIVSGIE, from the coding sequence ATGAATGATAAAACTCTTAAAAGCAGTAATGATTTTGAACATTTGGTTAGGCTGATTGATTCAGTTCCTCAAAAACAATCAACTTTGTTAATTGGGATAGATGGCTGTGGAGGTTCTGGGAAAAGCACACTCGCTGATAAGTTAAAAGGGAGATTATTAAATACAACTATTGTGCATATGGATGATTTTTATTTACCCTCTTCTCGAATTCTAAAAACACTTCCAAAGAACAAGCCTATAGGTGCAGATTATGATAGGAGGCGTATTTTAAATCAGGTTCTTGAACCCATAGCTCAAAATAAAGAAGGACATTATCAGCGATATGATTGGGTAATGGATGGTTTAGCGGAGTGGCATACTGTTCCAGTTGGAGGAATTGTCATAATAGAAGGTGTTTACGCAATATGTCAGGAATTTTTTAATAAATATGATTTTACGATATGGGTTGAATGTCCACGAGAAACAAGGCTTTCACGAGGTCTTGAAAGAGACGGAGAAACAGCACGTGATAGGTGGGAAAATAATTGGATGCTATCAGAAGACGTTTATGTTGAAACCTATAAACCTTTTGAAAAAGCTAACTTAATAGTAAGTGGTATTGAATAA
- a CDS encoding PspC domain-containing protein, whose product MKDVKLVRSRSNKVLSGIFGGLVPILKIDVTILRLAFAFLCIFSGAFPGLIIYLVASVIIPLEDEEWPNSK is encoded by the coding sequence GTGAAAGACGTTAAATTAGTAAGATCCCGCTCTAACAAAGTATTATCGGGTATATTTGGAGGTTTAGTACCGATTTTAAAAATCGATGTAACCATCCTGCGGCTTGCATTTGCTTTCCTCTGTATATTTTCAGGTGCATTTCCTGGATTAATTATTTACTTAGTGGCGAGTGTAATTATTCCATTGGAAGATGAAGAATGGCCAAATTCTAAATAA